Proteins co-encoded in one Puniceicoccaceae bacterium genomic window:
- a CDS encoding DUF3147 family protein, translating to MLFLATKYAVTALIIVIVTEVAKRSDRIGALISSLPLVTVMVMIWLYVEKQGTEKIANHALYTFWFVLPTLPMFLLMPYLLKKGVAFGWSLGAGILLTFTCFALTALIGKRFGISLF from the coding sequence ATGTTATTCCTAGCCACCAAATACGCAGTCACCGCCTTGATTATCGTCATTGTCACAGAAGTTGCCAAGCGATCTGATCGCATCGGTGCGCTCATCTCCTCCCTCCCCTTGGTCACCGTGATGGTGATGATCTGGCTCTATGTCGAAAAACAGGGAACCGAAAAGATCGCAAATCATGCGCTCTACACCTTCTGGTTCGTACTGCCCACGCTGCCCATGTTCCTGCTGATGCCCTACCTGCTCAAAAAAGGTGTGGCATTCGGATGGAGCCTCGGAGCGGGCATCCTGCTCACATTCACCTGTTTTGCACTGACTGCCTTGATTGGGAAACGTTTTGGGATCTCACTTTTCTGA